In Acanthopagrus latus isolate v.2019 chromosome 17, fAcaLat1.1, whole genome shotgun sequence, the following are encoded in one genomic region:
- the LOC119005793 gene encoding dual specificity tyrosine-phosphorylation-regulated kinase mbk-1-like isoform X2, translating into MAINYREHNLRTSSDEKDEANPALSFSPVKEVNIKRHIISSSSTEYLIQSFLGEGFFGQVAKCIKASTGETVAVKIMKKGLDIEAQNELAILQHLSSFDSNRYNFVRCDNVFVAREHVCLEFEMLDMSLWDFRLKRPSPCFSLKEIRPILHQMATTLQFLESTGIVHTDLKPDNIMLVDHVNQPLKIKIIDFGCAMPASELEGGFYRQALCYRSPEVILGLPLTSAIDMWSLGCIVAELFLGHVLYPVNTSYDMLRHMERTHGRIPQRLLREGYNTRRYFCKKRGHRNRWRLKTPSEFGQGVCTKSLFNSLHDLLMLRPSCHLSDEDNRAEMVDIENFTELLKKMLHLDFSKRILPSELFEDPFISMNNLADSYPNSSYYYFFSSSVKSSFEMMKVCQRQSLSNTSTTFSASLEPNISLQDRPSWDIYQDSSVVLGIASDFSHFSIHEDQGKALGDKEKMPPGKWLKDSSETSYASGESPEGNLPVERKMKRKWEFQRTARRKRTKMSDVSIQASASAPQVQLVHRGTQTSVTFTVTDRCSRASQTGSPERKRMKMSLHHEAPTEAIMKRIREKKWDSYIVSDTGKSAPKPDSPERKKIKISLLHDSKEAPTESLSSEAIMKHRKKRKWDSYIASDTRKIAPKPDSPERKKIKISLLHDSKEAPTESLSSEAIMKHRKKRKWDSYIASDTRKIAPKPDSPERKKIKISLLHDSKEAPTESLSSEAIMKHGKKRKWDSYIASDTGESAPKPDSPERKKMKISPLHDSKEAWSNEVIIE; encoded by the exons ATG GCTATAAATTACAGGGAACACAATCTTCGTACTTCATCTGATGAGAAAGATGAGGCCAATCCCGCCTTGTCTTTCTCTCCAGTTAAGGAGGTCAATATCAAACGACACATCATCTCCTCGTCCTCGACTGAATACCTGATACAGTCTTTTTTGGGGGAGGGCTTTTTTGGACAAGTTGCCAAGTGCATAAAGGCAAGCACCGGAGAAACAGTTGCTGTAAAGATAATGAAGAAAGGCTTGGATATCGAGGCGCAGAATGAG CTGGCCATCCTTCAACATCTGAGCAGTTTCGACTCAAACAGATACAACTTTGTCCGATGCGATAATGTATTCGTGGCCAGAGAGCACGTCTGTCTCGAGTTCGAAATGCTCGATATGAGTCTGTGGGATTTCCGATTGAAGAGACCATCCCCATGTTTCAGTCTGAAAGAAATCCGTCCGATTCTGCATCAG ATGGCCACAACTCTTCAGTTCCTGGAGAGCACAGGCATTGTCCACACGGATCTCAAGCCAGACAACATCATGTTGGTGGACCATGTAAACCAGCCACTCAAGATTAAAATTATCGACTTTGGCTGTGCCATGCCAGCCTCGGAGTTGGAAGGAGGCTTTTATAGGCAGGCACTCTGTTACAG ATCTCCAGAGGTCATCCTAGGACTTCCCCTCACATCAGCTATTGACATGTGGTCTCTGGGCTGCATTGTTGCAGAACTGTTCTTGGGCCATGTGCTGTATCCTGTCAACACTTCGTATGACATG TTACGACACATGGAGCGCACTCACGGTCGGATACCACAGCGTCTGCTGCGTGAGGGATACAACACCAGGAGGTATTTTTGTAAAAAGAGAGGTCATCGAAACCGCTGGAGATTAAAA aCACCATCAGAATTTGGACAAGGCGTTTGCACCAAGAGCCTTTTCAACTCCCTGCATGACCTCTTGATG TTGAGGCCATCCTGTCATCTGTCAGACGAGGACAACAGGGCAGAAATGGTAGACATAGAGAACTTCACAGAATTGCTGAAGAAGATGCTTCATCTAGATTTCAGTAAAAGGATATTACCCAGCGAGCTTTTTGAGGATCCCTTTATTTCGATGAACAACCTTGCAGACAGCTATCCCAACAGCTCCTA ttactattttttttcttccagcgtGAAATCCAGCTTTGAAATGATGAAAgtctgtcagagacagagtctGAGCAATACCAGTACCACATTTTCTGCCAGCCTGGAACCAAACATCTCTCTCCAGGACCGTCCAAGTTGGGATATCTACCAAGACAGTTCCGTCGTACTGGGGATTGCATCGGATTTCTCCCATTTCTCCATCCATGAGGACCAAGGAAAAGCCCTTGGTGATAAGGAGAAGATGCCACCAGGCAAATGGTTGAAAGACTCTTCTGAAACTTCATACGCAAGTGGTGAAAG CCCAGAAGGTAACCTGCcagtggagaggaagatgaagaggaaatgGGAGTTCCAAAGGACAGCAAGACGGAAGAGAACAAAGATGAGTGATGTCTCCATACAGGCTTCAGCCAGTGCACCTCAAGTCCAACTAGTCCACAGAGGAACACAGACATCAGTCACTTTTACAGTTACAGACAGGTGCAGCAG AGCCTCACAAACTGGTTcaccagagaggaaaaggatgaAGATGAGCCTCCATCATGAGGCCCCTACAGAGGCCATAATGAAACGCATAAGGGAGAAGAAGTGGGACTCTTATATAGTCTCAGACACTGGGAAGAG TGCTCCAAAACCTGATTctccagagaggaagaagataaagatTAGCCTTCTGCATGACTCAAAAGAGGCTCCAACTGAATCTTTGTCCAGTGAGGCCATAATGAAACAtagaaagaagaggaagtgggACTCTTACATAGCCTCAGACACTAGAAAAAT TGCTCCAAAACCTGATTctccagagaggaagaagataaagatTAGCCTTCTGCATGACTCAAAAGAGGCTCCAACTGAATCTTTGTCCAGTGAGGCCATAATGAAACAtagaaagaagaggaagtgggACTCTTACATAGCTTCAGACACTAGAAAAAT TGCTCCAAAACCTGATTctccagagaggaagaagataaagatTAGCCTCCTTCATGACTCAAAAGAGGCTCCAACTGAATCTTTGTCCAGTGAGGCCATAATGAAACAtggaaagaagaggaagtgggACTCTTACATAGCCTCAGACACTGGAGAGAG TGCTCCAAAACCTGATTcaccagagaggaagaagatgaagattaGCCCCCTTCATGACTCAAAAGAGGCTTGGTCCAATGAGGTCATAATAGAATAG
- the LOC119005793 gene encoding dual specificity tyrosine-phosphorylation-regulated kinase mbk-1-like isoform X3, translating into MAINYREHNLRTSSDEKDEANPALSFSPVKEVNIKRHIISSSSTEYLIQSFLGEGFFGQVAKCIKASTGETVAVKIMKKGLDIEAQNELAILQHLSSFDSNRYNFVRCDNVFVAREHVCLEFEMLDMSLWDFRLKRPSPCFSLKEIRPILHQMATTLQFLESTGIVHTDLKPDNIMLVDHVNQPLKIKIIDFGCAMPASELEGGFYRQALCYRSPEVILGLPLTSAIDMWSLGCIVAELFLGHVLYPVNTSYDMLRHMERTHGRIPQRLLREGYNTRRYFCKKRGHRNRWRLKTPSEFGQGVCTKSLFNSLHDLLMLRPSCHLSDEDNRAEMVDIENFTELLKKMLHLDFSKRILPSELFEDPFISMNNLADSYPNSSYVKSSFEMMKVCQRQSLSNTSTTFSASLEPNISLQDRPSWDIYQDSSVVLGIASDFSHFSIHEDQGKALGDKEKMPPGKWLKDSSETSYASGESSPEGNLPVERKMKRKWEFQRTARRKRTKMSDVSIQASASAPQVQLVHRGTQTSVTFTVTDRCSRASQTGSPERKRMKMSLHHEAPTEAIMKRIREKKWDSYIVSDTGKSAPKPDSPERKKIKISLLHDSKEAPTESLSSEAIMKHRKKRKWDSYIASDTRKIAPKPDSPERKKIKISLLHDSKEAPTESLSSEAIMKHRKKRKWDSYIASDTRKIAPKPDSPERKKIKISLLHDSKEAPTESLSSEAIMKHGKKRKWDSYIASDTGESAPKPDSPERKKMKISPLHDSKEAWSNEVIIE; encoded by the exons ATG GCTATAAATTACAGGGAACACAATCTTCGTACTTCATCTGATGAGAAAGATGAGGCCAATCCCGCCTTGTCTTTCTCTCCAGTTAAGGAGGTCAATATCAAACGACACATCATCTCCTCGTCCTCGACTGAATACCTGATACAGTCTTTTTTGGGGGAGGGCTTTTTTGGACAAGTTGCCAAGTGCATAAAGGCAAGCACCGGAGAAACAGTTGCTGTAAAGATAATGAAGAAAGGCTTGGATATCGAGGCGCAGAATGAG CTGGCCATCCTTCAACATCTGAGCAGTTTCGACTCAAACAGATACAACTTTGTCCGATGCGATAATGTATTCGTGGCCAGAGAGCACGTCTGTCTCGAGTTCGAAATGCTCGATATGAGTCTGTGGGATTTCCGATTGAAGAGACCATCCCCATGTTTCAGTCTGAAAGAAATCCGTCCGATTCTGCATCAG ATGGCCACAACTCTTCAGTTCCTGGAGAGCACAGGCATTGTCCACACGGATCTCAAGCCAGACAACATCATGTTGGTGGACCATGTAAACCAGCCACTCAAGATTAAAATTATCGACTTTGGCTGTGCCATGCCAGCCTCGGAGTTGGAAGGAGGCTTTTATAGGCAGGCACTCTGTTACAG ATCTCCAGAGGTCATCCTAGGACTTCCCCTCACATCAGCTATTGACATGTGGTCTCTGGGCTGCATTGTTGCAGAACTGTTCTTGGGCCATGTGCTGTATCCTGTCAACACTTCGTATGACATG TTACGACACATGGAGCGCACTCACGGTCGGATACCACAGCGTCTGCTGCGTGAGGGATACAACACCAGGAGGTATTTTTGTAAAAAGAGAGGTCATCGAAACCGCTGGAGATTAAAA aCACCATCAGAATTTGGACAAGGCGTTTGCACCAAGAGCCTTTTCAACTCCCTGCATGACCTCTTGATG TTGAGGCCATCCTGTCATCTGTCAGACGAGGACAACAGGGCAGAAATGGTAGACATAGAGAACTTCACAGAATTGCTGAAGAAGATGCTTCATCTAGATTTCAGTAAAAGGATATTACCCAGCGAGCTTTTTGAGGATCCCTTTATTTCGATGAACAACCTTGCAGACAGCTATCCCAACAGCTCCTA cgtGAAATCCAGCTTTGAAATGATGAAAgtctgtcagagacagagtctGAGCAATACCAGTACCACATTTTCTGCCAGCCTGGAACCAAACATCTCTCTCCAGGACCGTCCAAGTTGGGATATCTACCAAGACAGTTCCGTCGTACTGGGGATTGCATCGGATTTCTCCCATTTCTCCATCCATGAGGACCAAGGAAAAGCCCTTGGTGATAAGGAGAAGATGCCACCAGGCAAATGGTTGAAAGACTCTTCTGAAACTTCATACGCAAGTGGTGAAAG TAGCCCAGAAGGTAACCTGCcagtggagaggaagatgaagaggaaatgGGAGTTCCAAAGGACAGCAAGACGGAAGAGAACAAAGATGAGTGATGTCTCCATACAGGCTTCAGCCAGTGCACCTCAAGTCCAACTAGTCCACAGAGGAACACAGACATCAGTCACTTTTACAGTTACAGACAGGTGCAGCAG AGCCTCACAAACTGGTTcaccagagaggaaaaggatgaAGATGAGCCTCCATCATGAGGCCCCTACAGAGGCCATAATGAAACGCATAAGGGAGAAGAAGTGGGACTCTTATATAGTCTCAGACACTGGGAAGAG TGCTCCAAAACCTGATTctccagagaggaagaagataaagatTAGCCTTCTGCATGACTCAAAAGAGGCTCCAACTGAATCTTTGTCCAGTGAGGCCATAATGAAACAtagaaagaagaggaagtgggACTCTTACATAGCCTCAGACACTAGAAAAAT TGCTCCAAAACCTGATTctccagagaggaagaagataaagatTAGCCTTCTGCATGACTCAAAAGAGGCTCCAACTGAATCTTTGTCCAGTGAGGCCATAATGAAACAtagaaagaagaggaagtgggACTCTTACATAGCTTCAGACACTAGAAAAAT TGCTCCAAAACCTGATTctccagagaggaagaagataaagatTAGCCTCCTTCATGACTCAAAAGAGGCTCCAACTGAATCTTTGTCCAGTGAGGCCATAATGAAACAtggaaagaagaggaagtgggACTCTTACATAGCCTCAGACACTGGAGAGAG TGCTCCAAAACCTGATTcaccagagaggaagaagatgaagattaGCCCCCTTCATGACTCAAAAGAGGCTTGGTCCAATGAGGTCATAATAGAATAG
- the LOC119005793 gene encoding uncharacterized protein LOC119005793 isoform X1: MAINYREHNLRTSSDEKDEANPALSFSPVKEVNIKRHIISSSSTEYLIQSFLGEGFFGQVAKCIKASTGETVAVKIMKKGLDIEAQNELAILQHLSSFDSNRYNFVRCDNVFVAREHVCLEFEMLDMSLWDFRLKRPSPCFSLKEIRPILHQMATTLQFLESTGIVHTDLKPDNIMLVDHVNQPLKIKIIDFGCAMPASELEGGFYRQALCYRSPEVILGLPLTSAIDMWSLGCIVAELFLGHVLYPVNTSYDMLRHMERTHGRIPQRLLREGYNTRRYFCKKRGHRNRWRLKTPSEFGQGVCTKSLFNSLHDLLMLRPSCHLSDEDNRAEMVDIENFTELLKKMLHLDFSKRILPSELFEDPFISMNNLADSYPNSSYYYFFSSSVKSSFEMMKVCQRQSLSNTSTTFSASLEPNISLQDRPSWDIYQDSSVVLGIASDFSHFSIHEDQGKALGDKEKMPPGKWLKDSSETSYASGESSPEGNLPVERKMKRKWEFQRTARRKRTKMSDVSIQASASAPQVQLVHRGTQTSVTFTVTDRCSRASQTGSPERKRMKMSLHHEAPTEAIMKRIREKKWDSYIVSDTGKSAPKPDSPERKKIKISLLHDSKEAPTESLSSEAIMKHRKKRKWDSYIASDTRKIAPKPDSPERKKIKISLLHDSKEAPTESLSSEAIMKHRKKRKWDSYIASDTRKIAPKPDSPERKKIKISLLHDSKEAPTESLSSEAIMKHGKKRKWDSYIASDTGESAPKPDSPERKKMKISPLHDSKEAWSNEVIIE, encoded by the exons ATG GCTATAAATTACAGGGAACACAATCTTCGTACTTCATCTGATGAGAAAGATGAGGCCAATCCCGCCTTGTCTTTCTCTCCAGTTAAGGAGGTCAATATCAAACGACACATCATCTCCTCGTCCTCGACTGAATACCTGATACAGTCTTTTTTGGGGGAGGGCTTTTTTGGACAAGTTGCCAAGTGCATAAAGGCAAGCACCGGAGAAACAGTTGCTGTAAAGATAATGAAGAAAGGCTTGGATATCGAGGCGCAGAATGAG CTGGCCATCCTTCAACATCTGAGCAGTTTCGACTCAAACAGATACAACTTTGTCCGATGCGATAATGTATTCGTGGCCAGAGAGCACGTCTGTCTCGAGTTCGAAATGCTCGATATGAGTCTGTGGGATTTCCGATTGAAGAGACCATCCCCATGTTTCAGTCTGAAAGAAATCCGTCCGATTCTGCATCAG ATGGCCACAACTCTTCAGTTCCTGGAGAGCACAGGCATTGTCCACACGGATCTCAAGCCAGACAACATCATGTTGGTGGACCATGTAAACCAGCCACTCAAGATTAAAATTATCGACTTTGGCTGTGCCATGCCAGCCTCGGAGTTGGAAGGAGGCTTTTATAGGCAGGCACTCTGTTACAG ATCTCCAGAGGTCATCCTAGGACTTCCCCTCACATCAGCTATTGACATGTGGTCTCTGGGCTGCATTGTTGCAGAACTGTTCTTGGGCCATGTGCTGTATCCTGTCAACACTTCGTATGACATG TTACGACACATGGAGCGCACTCACGGTCGGATACCACAGCGTCTGCTGCGTGAGGGATACAACACCAGGAGGTATTTTTGTAAAAAGAGAGGTCATCGAAACCGCTGGAGATTAAAA aCACCATCAGAATTTGGACAAGGCGTTTGCACCAAGAGCCTTTTCAACTCCCTGCATGACCTCTTGATG TTGAGGCCATCCTGTCATCTGTCAGACGAGGACAACAGGGCAGAAATGGTAGACATAGAGAACTTCACAGAATTGCTGAAGAAGATGCTTCATCTAGATTTCAGTAAAAGGATATTACCCAGCGAGCTTTTTGAGGATCCCTTTATTTCGATGAACAACCTTGCAGACAGCTATCCCAACAGCTCCTA ttactattttttttcttccagcgtGAAATCCAGCTTTGAAATGATGAAAgtctgtcagagacagagtctGAGCAATACCAGTACCACATTTTCTGCCAGCCTGGAACCAAACATCTCTCTCCAGGACCGTCCAAGTTGGGATATCTACCAAGACAGTTCCGTCGTACTGGGGATTGCATCGGATTTCTCCCATTTCTCCATCCATGAGGACCAAGGAAAAGCCCTTGGTGATAAGGAGAAGATGCCACCAGGCAAATGGTTGAAAGACTCTTCTGAAACTTCATACGCAAGTGGTGAAAG TAGCCCAGAAGGTAACCTGCcagtggagaggaagatgaagaggaaatgGGAGTTCCAAAGGACAGCAAGACGGAAGAGAACAAAGATGAGTGATGTCTCCATACAGGCTTCAGCCAGTGCACCTCAAGTCCAACTAGTCCACAGAGGAACACAGACATCAGTCACTTTTACAGTTACAGACAGGTGCAGCAG AGCCTCACAAACTGGTTcaccagagaggaaaaggatgaAGATGAGCCTCCATCATGAGGCCCCTACAGAGGCCATAATGAAACGCATAAGGGAGAAGAAGTGGGACTCTTATATAGTCTCAGACACTGGGAAGAG TGCTCCAAAACCTGATTctccagagaggaagaagataaagatTAGCCTTCTGCATGACTCAAAAGAGGCTCCAACTGAATCTTTGTCCAGTGAGGCCATAATGAAACAtagaaagaagaggaagtgggACTCTTACATAGCCTCAGACACTAGAAAAAT TGCTCCAAAACCTGATTctccagagaggaagaagataaagatTAGCCTTCTGCATGACTCAAAAGAGGCTCCAACTGAATCTTTGTCCAGTGAGGCCATAATGAAACAtagaaagaagaggaagtgggACTCTTACATAGCTTCAGACACTAGAAAAAT TGCTCCAAAACCTGATTctccagagaggaagaagataaagatTAGCCTCCTTCATGACTCAAAAGAGGCTCCAACTGAATCTTTGTCCAGTGAGGCCATAATGAAACAtggaaagaagaggaagtgggACTCTTACATAGCCTCAGACACTGGAGAGAG TGCTCCAAAACCTGATTcaccagagaggaagaagatgaagattaGCCCCCTTCATGACTCAAAAGAGGCTTGGTCCAATGAGGTCATAATAGAATAG
- the LOC119005793 gene encoding homeodomain-interacting protein kinase 1-like isoform X4, producing MAINYREHNLRTSSDEKDEANPALSFSPVKEVNIKRHIISSSSTEYLIQSFLGEGFFGQVAKCIKASTGETVAVKIMKKGLDIEAQNELAILQHLSSFDSNRYNFVRCDNVFVAREHVCLEFEMLDMSLWDFRLKRPSPCFSLKEIRPILHQMATTLQFLESTGIVHTDLKPDNIMLVDHVNQPLKIKIIDFGCAMPASELEGGFYRQALCYRSPEVILGLPLTSAIDMWSLGCIVAELFLGHVLYPVNTSYDMLRHMERTHGRIPQRLLREGYNTRRYFCKKRGHRNRWRLKTPSEFGQGVCTKSLFNSLHDLLMLRPSCHLSDEDNRAEMVDIENFTELLKKMLHLDFSKRILPSELFEDPFISMNNLADSYPNSSYYYFFSSSVKSSFEMMKVCQRQSLSNTSTTFSASLEPNISLQDRPSWDIYQDSSVVLGIASDFSHFSIHEDQGKALGDKEKMPPGKWLKDSSETSYASGESSPEGNLPVERKMKRKWEFQRTARRKRTKMSDVSIQASASAPQVQLVHRGTQTSVTFTVTDRCSSAPKPDSPERKKIKISLLHDSKEAPTESLSSEAIMKHRKKRKWDSYIASDTRKIAPKPDSPERKKIKISLLHDSKEAPTESLSSEAIMKHRKKRKWDSYIASDTRKIAPKPDSPERKKIKISLLHDSKEAPTESLSSEAIMKHGKKRKWDSYIASDTGESAPKPDSPERKKMKISPLHDSKEAWSNEVIIE from the exons ATG GCTATAAATTACAGGGAACACAATCTTCGTACTTCATCTGATGAGAAAGATGAGGCCAATCCCGCCTTGTCTTTCTCTCCAGTTAAGGAGGTCAATATCAAACGACACATCATCTCCTCGTCCTCGACTGAATACCTGATACAGTCTTTTTTGGGGGAGGGCTTTTTTGGACAAGTTGCCAAGTGCATAAAGGCAAGCACCGGAGAAACAGTTGCTGTAAAGATAATGAAGAAAGGCTTGGATATCGAGGCGCAGAATGAG CTGGCCATCCTTCAACATCTGAGCAGTTTCGACTCAAACAGATACAACTTTGTCCGATGCGATAATGTATTCGTGGCCAGAGAGCACGTCTGTCTCGAGTTCGAAATGCTCGATATGAGTCTGTGGGATTTCCGATTGAAGAGACCATCCCCATGTTTCAGTCTGAAAGAAATCCGTCCGATTCTGCATCAG ATGGCCACAACTCTTCAGTTCCTGGAGAGCACAGGCATTGTCCACACGGATCTCAAGCCAGACAACATCATGTTGGTGGACCATGTAAACCAGCCACTCAAGATTAAAATTATCGACTTTGGCTGTGCCATGCCAGCCTCGGAGTTGGAAGGAGGCTTTTATAGGCAGGCACTCTGTTACAG ATCTCCAGAGGTCATCCTAGGACTTCCCCTCACATCAGCTATTGACATGTGGTCTCTGGGCTGCATTGTTGCAGAACTGTTCTTGGGCCATGTGCTGTATCCTGTCAACACTTCGTATGACATG TTACGACACATGGAGCGCACTCACGGTCGGATACCACAGCGTCTGCTGCGTGAGGGATACAACACCAGGAGGTATTTTTGTAAAAAGAGAGGTCATCGAAACCGCTGGAGATTAAAA aCACCATCAGAATTTGGACAAGGCGTTTGCACCAAGAGCCTTTTCAACTCCCTGCATGACCTCTTGATG TTGAGGCCATCCTGTCATCTGTCAGACGAGGACAACAGGGCAGAAATGGTAGACATAGAGAACTTCACAGAATTGCTGAAGAAGATGCTTCATCTAGATTTCAGTAAAAGGATATTACCCAGCGAGCTTTTTGAGGATCCCTTTATTTCGATGAACAACCTTGCAGACAGCTATCCCAACAGCTCCTA ttactattttttttcttccagcgtGAAATCCAGCTTTGAAATGATGAAAgtctgtcagagacagagtctGAGCAATACCAGTACCACATTTTCTGCCAGCCTGGAACCAAACATCTCTCTCCAGGACCGTCCAAGTTGGGATATCTACCAAGACAGTTCCGTCGTACTGGGGATTGCATCGGATTTCTCCCATTTCTCCATCCATGAGGACCAAGGAAAAGCCCTTGGTGATAAGGAGAAGATGCCACCAGGCAAATGGTTGAAAGACTCTTCTGAAACTTCATACGCAAGTGGTGAAAG TAGCCCAGAAGGTAACCTGCcagtggagaggaagatgaagaggaaatgGGAGTTCCAAAGGACAGCAAGACGGAAGAGAACAAAGATGAGTGATGTCTCCATACAGGCTTCAGCCAGTGCACCTCAAGTCCAACTAGTCCACAGAGGAACACAGACATCAGTCACTTTTACAGTTACAGACAGGTGCAGCAG TGCTCCAAAACCTGATTctccagagaggaagaagataaagatTAGCCTTCTGCATGACTCAAAAGAGGCTCCAACTGAATCTTTGTCCAGTGAGGCCATAATGAAACAtagaaagaagaggaagtgggACTCTTACATAGCCTCAGACACTAGAAAAAT TGCTCCAAAACCTGATTctccagagaggaagaagataaagatTAGCCTTCTGCATGACTCAAAAGAGGCTCCAACTGAATCTTTGTCCAGTGAGGCCATAATGAAACAtagaaagaagaggaagtgggACTCTTACATAGCTTCAGACACTAGAAAAAT TGCTCCAAAACCTGATTctccagagaggaagaagataaagatTAGCCTCCTTCATGACTCAAAAGAGGCTCCAACTGAATCTTTGTCCAGTGAGGCCATAATGAAACAtggaaagaagaggaagtgggACTCTTACATAGCCTCAGACACTGGAGAGAG TGCTCCAAAACCTGATTcaccagagaggaagaagatgaagattaGCCCCCTTCATGACTCAAAAGAGGCTTGGTCCAATGAGGTCATAATAGAATAG